The genome window GGGCCGAGGCGGTCCACGAGGCGACCCCCGCGGACCTGCCCCGGGTCATTAGGCGGATCACGGAAAAAATCGCGGAATACGCGCCGGACGGGTTGGTGCTGGCCTGCGGGCCCACGCCGTTCCTGCGCACCGTGCGCCAGGCCGCCCTGGACCACGGGGTCCGGGCCCAGGTGTCCCTGGAGAACCGCATGGCCTGCGGCGTGGGCGCCTGCCTGGGCTGCGTCTGCCGGGACGGGCTGGGGCACCATGTGCAGGTGTGCACCCAAGGGCCGGTGTTCTGGGCCGGCGACGTGCAGCTCTAGGAGGCAATGCATGGACCTGACGACGGACATCACGGGCCTGCGGCTCAAGAATCCCGTGCTCACGGCCTCGGGCACCTTCGGTTTCGGCCTGGAGTTCGAGGACTACGGCGACCTGCGCGACCTGGGCGGCATCGTGGTCAAGGGGCTTTCGCTCAAGCCCCGCGAGGGCAACCCCATGCCCCGGCTGGCTGAGACGCCCTGCGGCATGCTCAACGCCATCGGCATCCAGAACCCCGGCGTGGAGTGCTTCCTTCGGGACAAGCTGCCGCGCCTGCCCTGGCGCGAGACCGCCGTCATCGCCAACCTCTATGCCTGCGGGGTGGAGGAGTTCGGCGAGCTGGCGGGCGTGCTTTCGGCCGAGGAGGGCGTGGCCGCCCTGGAGATCAACGTCTCCTGCCCCAACGTGAAGGAGGGCGGCGCGGCCTTCGGCCAGGATCCGCTCCAGATCGGCCGGGTGACCGAGGCGGTGAAGAAGCGCGCCGGGACCAAGCCGGTCATCGTCAAGCTCTCGCCCAACGTCACGGACATCGCGGCCTGCGCCCGGGCCGCCGAGTCGGCCGGGGCCGACGCCCTGTCGGCCGTGAACACACTTCTGGGCATGGCCGTGGATGTCCGCACCCGGCGTCCCCGCCTGGCCAACGTGGTGGGCGGCCTGTCGGGACCGGCCATCAAGCCGGTGGCCCTGCGCTGCGTGTTCCAGTGCGTCCGGGCGGTCGGCATTCCCGTCATCGGACTGGGCGGCATCTCCTCGGCGGAGGACGCCCTGGAGTTCCTGCTGGTGGGGGCGGCGGCCGTCCAGGTGGGCACGGCCAATTTCCTGCGCCCGGACTTCGCCTTCCGCCTGGCCCGGGAGCTGCCGGAGGCCCTGGCCGCCGTCGGCGCGGCCGGCCTGGACGCGTATCGCGGCGGGCTCGTCCTGCCGGAATGAAATGGCCTCCGGCCCCTTGCCAGGGAATCGGAATTGTATTAGGTAGACCTTCCTCTTGCGGAGAGGTGTCCGAGTTGGCTGAAGGAGCACGCCTGGAAAGTGTGTGTACCTTGACGGGTACCGGAGGTTCAAATCCTCTCCTCTCCGCCACATAGCATTCCAGGGAAGCCGGACGGCGGGTGATTCGAGAACCCCGTCAGGTCCGAAAGGAAGCAGCGGTATCGCCTGATCCCGGGTGTCCGGCTTCCCTTGAATAAGGGCGCGTTGCACGACACGCCCTTATTTTTTTCTTCTGTTCCCCGCACCTGTCCTCGCGTTGTCCACCGCCGCATGGCGGTGTTTCTTTTTCTCGCGCGTGCTTGACGCATGACATTTTTTTTGGAACTGTGCCCATTCATGTGCGACGAATCGTTCGATCGTATGTTCATGAGACATCAAGACGCGGAGGTGCTGCTGTGAAACGAATTCTTTCCATCCTCTCCGCGACCGCGCTCCTGCTGGGCGTGGCCGCCACCGCCTGGGCCCACTTCGGCATGGTCATCCCGAGCAAGCCCATGCTGGGCCAGGGCGACAAGGCCGTGGACCTGACCATCTCCTTCTCCCATCCCATGGAAGGGAAGGGCATGGACATGGCCAAACCCAAGAGCTTCGCCGTGTATGTCGACGGCAAGCCGCAGGATCTGCTGGGCGCCCTGTCCGAAACCAAGGTCATGGAGCACAAGGCCTGGAAGGCCAACTACGCGGTGAAGAAGCCGGGCGTGTACATTTTCGCGGTGGAGCCCCAGGCCTACCCTGAACCTGCCGAGGACAACTACATCATCCACTACACCAAGACCGTGGTGGCCGCTTTCGGCGACGAGGACGGCTGGGACGCGGACCTGGGCCTCAAGGCCGAGATCATTCCCCTGACCCGCCCCTTCGGCAACTACGCGGGCAATGTCTTCCAGGGCCTGGTCAAGTTCAAGGGCAAGCCCGTGGCCGGCTGCGACGTGGAAGTGGAGATGTACAACAAGGACGGCAAGTACGAGGCCCCCACCGAGTACATGAACACCCAGGTGGTCAAGACCGACGCCAACGGCGTGTTCACCTTCGCCTGTCCCAAGGCGGGCTGGTGGGGATTCGCGGCCCTGAATACCGACGACCAGAAGATCGAAGGCAAGGAAGTGGAAGTCGGAGCGGTGCTCTGGATCTACATGAACGACTTCAAGACCAAGAAATAGTATCGTTGTCTTTTCATCTGCTTCAAGGAAAAGCCGGGATTCCCGGCTTTTCCTTTTTCGTTTCTCTTGAAATCGCGCGGATTCGTTCATCTCCGGCAGGGCAGGGCGTGGTTTTTTCGCCGAAACTTCGGGCAAACGCTCACTTTTTCTTTACAAATCTTATTGGATCATATAGTTAGCCTTGCAAGCGAACACTCGCATTTTACAGGCTTGTCGCGAGCATGCCGCGTCTGTTCGTCCATCAAGTCATTTCGGCGGTCGCCGCCAGTTCTTCATTGATCGTTGTGATTCGGGGATACCGTAGGCCCAAGAAGGGGGGAAAGACCATGAAAATGTGGAGGGGGGTCCGGCCATCCTGGCTGGCCGCGTGCATGCTCGTTTGCGTCCTGGCGGCTCCCGGCGCGGCCGGAGCCGCTGGTTTCGCGCTCTATGAATACAGCGCCCGGGGCAACGGCATGGCCGGAGCCCTTGCCGCCACGCAGCGGCCCGACGCCTCGGCCGTCGCTTACAATCCCGCCACGCTGACCCAGTTGACTCGGCCGCAGGCAATGGTGGGCACGACCGTCATCACGCCCACTGCCACGGTGGTCCGCAACGGCGTGGACCAGAAGATCAAGGACCAATCCTTCGTCGTGCCGCACGCCTATTACGTGCAGCCCCTGTCCGAGAAGGTGGTGCTGGGCATCGGCGAGTTCACGCGCTTCGGCCTGGGCACCAAATATCCGTATGATTGGGGCGGGGCGGCCAAGATGTACGATGTGCTCTTCGAGTCCTATTCCGTTGCCCCCACCCTGGCCTTCCGCTGCACGGACGACTTGAGCATCGGCGTGGGCCTTGAGGTCATGAAGGCCTCGGTGGACATCAGGCGGCACATCGCGGCGGGCGGCAGCGACTTCGATATGCATCTCCAATCCGAAGGCGTGGCCATCGGCGGCAACATTTCCGCTCTGTACAAGTTCAACGAGGAATGGGCCGCTGGCCTCGTCATCCGTACTCCCATGGACCTCTACGGCTCCGGCACGGTGAGCTACTCCGGCGCCCGTGCCGCGCCGTTCAATGCCTATCGGGAGGGCGACATGAGCATGA of Desulfovibrio aminophilus contains these proteins:
- a CDS encoding dihydroorotate dehydrogenase, encoding MDLTTDITGLRLKNPVLTASGTFGFGLEFEDYGDLRDLGGIVVKGLSLKPREGNPMPRLAETPCGMLNAIGIQNPGVECFLRDKLPRLPWRETAVIANLYACGVEEFGELAGVLSAEEGVAALEINVSCPNVKEGGAAFGQDPLQIGRVTEAVKKRAGTKPVIVKLSPNVTDIAACARAAESAGADALSAVNTLLGMAVDVRTRRPRLANVVGGLSGPAIKPVALRCVFQCVRAVGIPVIGLGGISSAEDALEFLLVGAAAVQVGTANFLRPDFAFRLARELPEALAAVGAAGLDAYRGGLVLPE
- a CDS encoding DUF4198 domain-containing protein, translated to MKRILSILSATALLLGVAATAWAHFGMVIPSKPMLGQGDKAVDLTISFSHPMEGKGMDMAKPKSFAVYVDGKPQDLLGALSETKVMEHKAWKANYAVKKPGVYIFAVEPQAYPEPAEDNYIIHYTKTVVAAFGDEDGWDADLGLKAEIIPLTRPFGNYAGNVFQGLVKFKGKPVAGCDVEVEMYNKDGKYEAPTEYMNTQVVKTDANGVFTFACPKAGWWGFAALNTDDQKIEGKEVEVGAVLWIYMNDFKTKK
- a CDS encoding OmpP1/FadL family transporter, whose protein sequence is MLVCVLAAPGAAGAAGFALYEYSARGNGMAGALAATQRPDASAVAYNPATLTQLTRPQAMVGTTVITPTATVVRNGVDQKIKDQSFVVPHAYYVQPLSEKVVLGIGEFTRFGLGTKYPYDWGGAAKMYDVLFESYSVAPTLAFRCTDDLSIGVGLEVMKASVDIRRHIAAGGSDFDMHLQSEGVAIGGNISALYKFNEEWAAGLVIRTPMDLYGSGTVSYSGARAAPFNAYREGDMSMTTTLPDSYTLAVSWTPNEQFSMEAGATFTRWEQYDNFKYDFDNNPPADTTDWKYWRNVWRLNVGAEYWATDWLAVRAGYVWDQEPIRDGYEDYMVPGNDRQMVTSGLGFKWDSLTLDLSYQYLWAKNRDNFAISEPFATPNVSFKDNHVHLIGATVGYLF